One stretch of Ananas comosus cultivar F153 linkage group 6, ASM154086v1, whole genome shotgun sequence DNA includes these proteins:
- the LOC109711681 gene encoding probable CCR4-associated factor 1 homolog 7: MSSAILPKNETVQIREVWGENLESEFALIRDIVDEFPYVAMDTEFPGIVLRPLGSFKTNSDFNYATLKANVDLLKLIQLGLTFSDAAGNLPTCGTGRGCVWQFNFREFDAHRDVYASDSIELLRQSGIDFKKNNEKGIDAHRFAELLMSSGIVLNDSVHWVTFHSGYDFGYLLKLLTCQNLPDTQAGFFALIKIYFPMVYDIKHLMKFCNSLHGGLNKLAELLEVERVGICHQAGSDSLLTSCTFRKLKESFFNGSTEKYAGVLYGLGVENGLNTH, from the coding sequence ATGTCGAGCGCGATCCTGCCGAAGAACGAGACGGTGCAGATCCGCGAGGTGTGGGGCGAGAACCTCGAGTCGGAGTTCGCCCTGATCCGCGACATCGTCGACGAGTTCCCGTACGTGGCGATGGACACGGAGTTCCCCGGGATCGTCCTCCGCCCCCTCGGGAGCTTCAAGACCAACTCCGACTTCAACTACGCCACCCTCAAGGCCAACGTCGACCTGCTCAAGCTCATCCAGCTCGGCCTCACCTTCTCCGACGCCGCCGGCAACCTCCCCACCTGCGGCACCGGCCGCGGCTGCGTCTGGCAGTTCAATTTCCGCGAGTTCGACGCCCACCGCGACGTCTACGCCTCCGACTCCATCGAGCTCCTCCGCCAGAGCGGCATCGACTTCAAGAAGAACAACGAGAAGGGCATCGACGCCCACCGCTTCGCCGAGCTGCTCATGTCGTCCGGCATCGTGCTCAACGACTCCGTCCACTGGGTCACCTTCCACAGCGGCTACGACTTCGGCTACCTCCTCAAGCTCCTCACTTGCCAGAACCTCCCCGACACCCAGGCCGGCTTCTTCGCCCTCATCAAGATCTACTTCCCCATGGTCTACGACATCAAGCACCTCATGAAGTTCTGCAACAGCCTCCACGGGGGCCTCAACAAGCTCGCCGAATTGCTCGAAGTCGAGCGCGTCGGGATCTGCCACCAGGCCGGGTCCGATAGCTTGCTCACGTCCTGTACCTTCAGGAAGTTGAAGGAGTCGTTCTTCAACGGCTCCACCGAAAAGTACGCCGGCGTGTTGTATGGTCTCGGTGTGGAGAATGGGTTGAACACTCATTGA
- the LOC109711668 gene encoding gamma-tubulin complex component 2-like has product MDPTPPTPRWNHERPFLTGRFHQEIRAPNHTSGAKPYAIDSFSRGTGNVVGSYPVSVQELLVIEDLLSALVGIEGRYISIKRVRGKDGHVVFQIDPSMDLALQELTQRIFPLCEDFVLVSQFVESKSHFKNGLVNHAFAAALNAFLIDYQAMVAQLEHQFRIGRLSVQGLWFYCQPMMGLLHALAIVVEKASSNNFSGSATLNLLQSQAKAMAGDNAVRSLLEKMTEHASTAYLAILERWVYEGVIDDPYGEFFIAENKSLKKESLTQDYDAKYWQQRYSLKEGIPSFLTGVAGTILTTGKYLNVMRECGHSVQAPLPENSKLMSFGSNHHYLECIKAAYDFASSMLLSLIKDKYDLVGKLRSMKRYFLLDQGDFLVHFMDIARDELTKRPEEISVEKLQSLLDLALRTTAAAADPCHEDLTCCVEKTSLLKRLINLKDLEGVADNTDEPEPIQITGLETFCLSYKVQWPLSLVISRKALTKYQLIFRLLFHCKHVSRQLCMAWQAHQGFRSFSMLGTPILRSSILCRSMLKFINSLLHYLTFEVLEPNWHLMCNRLQSAISIDEVIQFHDFFLQKCLKECLLLSPQLLKKIEKLKSICLQYSASIQLLIPSIYVPDPDSAFDAATTGTLKSKSKRSSFRGEQLKLASQNIIISDSIMKFEKEFNAELQSLAPILSNSSQAEPYLTHLAQCILAVGTDQ; this is encoded by the exons ATGGATCCGACCCCGCCCACCCCTCGGTGGAACCACGAGCGCCCCTTCCTCACCGGTCGATTCCACCAG GAGATCCGAGCCCCGAATCACACTTCGGGGGCCAAACCCTACGCAATCGACTCCTTCAG TCGGGGCACCGGAAATGTCGTTGGATCGTACCCCGTCTCCGTTCAG GAGCTTTTGGTGATCGAGGACTTGTTGTCGGCACTGGTGGGCATCGAGGGGCGGTACATTTCGATTAAGAGAGTGCGGGGGAAGGACGGGCATGTGGTGTTTCAGATCGATCCGTCTATGGACCTCGCCTTGCAG GAATTGACACAGCGGATCTTCCCTCTGTGTGAGGACTTTGTGCTCGTTAGTCAGTTTGTGGAGTCCAAGTCACATTTCAAGAATGGCCTGGTCAACCATGCTTTCGCCGCTGCTCTAAATGCATTCCTAATA GATTACCAGGCAATGGTTGCCCAGCTAGAGCATCAATTCCGTATTGGAAGACTTTCGGTTCAAGGGTTGTGGTTCTACTGTCAG CCAATGATGGGATTACTGCATGCTTTGGCAATTGTCGTTGAGAAGGCTTCCTCTAACAATTTCTCAGGCTCTGCGACTCTTAACCTTCTGCAAAGCCAG GCCAAGGCTATGGCGGGAGATAATGCAGTTCGGTCATTGCTTGAGAAGATGACAGAACATGCAAGTACTGCTTACCTAGCCATATTGGAGAG ATGGGTATATGAGGGCGTTATTGATGACCCATATGGTGAATTTTTCATTGCTGAAAACAAATCACTTAAGAAG GAGAGCCTCACACAAGATTATGATGCGAAGTATTGGCAACAGCGGTACAGCCTAAAAGAAGGCATTCCTAGCTTCCTTACAGGTGTTGCAGGGACAATTTTGACTACTGGAAAGTACTTGAATGTAATGAGAGAATGTGGGCACAGTGTTCAG GCTCCATTACCTGAAAACTCAAAATTGATGAGCTTTGGATCAAATCATCACTATCTTGAGTGCATCAAAGCTGCTTATGACTTCGCGAGCAGTATGCTTTTGAGTCTTATTAAAGATAAG TATGACCTTGTCGGAAAATTGCGATCTATGAAGCGCTATTTTCTTCTGGACCAG GGTGACTTTTTGGTTCACTTTATGGACATTGCTCGAGATGAGCTCACCAAGAGGCCTGAAGAAATATCAGTCGAGAAACTGCAG TCTCTACTTGACCTTGCACTGCGCACTACAGCTGCTGCAGCTGATCCATGTCATGAAGACTTGACTTGTTGTGTG GAGAAAACTTCATTGCTGAAGAGACTAATCAATCTCAAAGATCTGGAAGGAGTCGCTGATAATACTGATGAGCCTGAGCCAATACAGATTACCGGCTTGGAAACATTCTGCCTGAGTTATAAG GTTCAATGGCCATTATCACTTGTTATTTCGCGGAAGGCTTTAACAAAATATCAATTGATTTTCCGGCTACTGTTTCATTGCAAGCATGTCAGCCGCCAACTTTGCATGGCGTGGCAAGCACATCAG GGATTTCGTTCCTTCAGCATGTTGGGAACACCAATATTGCGATCTTCCATTCTCTGTCGCAGCATGCTTAAGTTTATAAACAGCCTTTTACATTATCTAACTTTTGAG GTGCTTGAGCCAAACTGGCATTTGATGTGTAATCGCCTTCAAAGTGCAATAAGCATAGATGAG GTCATCCAATTCCATGATTTCTTCCTCCAAAAATGTCTGAAAGAATGTTTGCTCCTTTCTCCTCAGCTTCTCAAG AAAATCGAGAAGCTGAAATCCATATGCCTTCAATATTCGGCTTCCATTCAATTGTTGATACCATCTATCTATGTCCCTGACCCGGATAGTGCATTTGATGCTGCTACTACTGGAACGCTAAAGTCTAAATCAAAGAGATCTTCGTTTAGAGGCGAGCAGCTAAAGTTAGCATCTCAGAATATCATAATCTCCGACTCTATCAT GAAATTTGAGAAGGAATTTAATGCCGAGCTTCAGAGTCTCGCTCCCATTTTGAGCAACAGCTCGCAGGCAGAGCCGTATCTGACACATCTCGCCCAGTGCATTCTTGCTGTAGGAACCGATCAGTGA
- the LOC109711680 gene encoding protein RTF2 homolog: MDETLTPVHVLVRSPDLSLPSRALTLAPDFTLRRLKLSLLLPQTLALDSLYFSLNGKPLPDSSTLASAAGGGGGGVLDLTLRLRLRGGGGDGGATGAESRDCYLNMYATKKPDKVDPNETRLSKWTTCALSGEPLAHPAVVDRLGNLFNKEALIEALLHKKLPKEFKHIRGLKDLIPIHLDSIPGATTDAETKFQCPITGLEFNGKYSFFAVRGCGHVLSAKALKEVKSTSCLVCHKEFSDSDKIVINGSAEEVKLLRAMMEEERGRVKERKEKKAGACLSGTKHAADEKGDVLDNGKKDSNGKRFRALDIAPANATKEVYASIFTSSKKSDFKETFSCRSLPLGRN, encoded by the coding sequence ATGGACGAAACGCTAACCCCCGTCCATGTCCTCGTCCGATCCCCCGacctctccctcccctcccGCGCCCTAACCCTCGCCCCCGACTTTACCCTCCGCCGCCTCAagctctccctcctcctcccacaaaccctagccctagaCTCCCTCTACTTCTCCCTCAACGGAAAGCCCCTTCCCGACTCCTCCAccctcgcctccgccgccggcggcggcggcggcggcgtcctcGACCTcaccctccgcctccgcctccgcggcggcggcggagatggcGGCGCCACCGGCGCCGAGTCCCGCGACTGCTACCTCAACATGTACGCCACGAAGAAGCCCGATAAGGTCGACCCCAACGAGACCCGCCTCTCCAAGTGGACCACCTGCGCGCTCTCCGGCGAGCCCCTCGCCCACCCCGCCGTGGTCGATCGCCTCGGCAACCTCTTCAACAAGGAGGCCCTCATAGAAGCGCTTCTCCACAAGAAGCTCCCCAAGGAGTTCAAGCACATCCGCGGGCTCAAGGACCTCATCCCCATCCACCTCGATTCTATTCCGGGTGCCACTACTGATGCCGAAACTAAATTCCAGTGCCCGATTACCGGTCTTGAATTCAATGGGAAGTATAGCTTCTTTGCGGTCAGGGGTTGCGGCCACGTATTGAGTGCGAAGGCTCTGAAGGAGGTGAAGTCGACGTCTTGCTTGGTTTGCCATAAGGAGTTCTCGGATTCGGATAAGATTGTGATCAACGGGAGCGCCGAGGAGGTCAAGCTGTTGAGGGCAATgatggaggaggagagggggagagtgaaggagaggaaggagaagaaggcggGCGCTTGCTTGAGCGGCACGAAGCATGCTGCCGATGAGAAAGGCGATGTATTGGATAATGGGAAGAAAGATAGTAATGGGAAGAGATTTAGGGCTCTGGATATCGCACCGGCTAATGCCACGAAGGAAGTGTACGCGTCAATATTCACTTCGTCAAAGAAATCGGACTTCAAGGAGACGTTTTCTTGCAGGTCGCTTCCACTCGGCAGGAACTGA
- the LOC109711669 gene encoding DEAD-box ATP-dependent RNA helicase 1-like: MDESKKRVPHLPWMRNPVDIDLFDERPLSLLPHLDRRLEVALRKMNIESLFPVQVAVWQETIGPGAFERDICVNSPTGSGKTLSYALPIVQALASRKIRCLRALVVLPTRDLALQVKEVFDAIAPAVGLRVGSAVGQTSIADEISELIQRPNLEIHATLDPEYIQMEPRTSVDILVATPGRLMDHINMTKGFSLEHLRYLVVDETDRLLREAYQSWLPTVIQLTCSTDQEMLSHETVDPAFLGSLITVRRSGVERGFKGKRYPRLVKMILSATLTQDPSKISQLDLHHPLLLTSGNKRYRLPELLVSYKLICNSKLKPLYLVALLQELKGEKCIVFTSSVESTHRLSTLLKFLGELPFQFSEYSRLQRQSVRSKTLKAFREGKLEVLIATDAMTRGMDVEGIRNVINYDMPPYVKTYIHRAGRTARAGQSGRCFTLLRKHEVKRFDSMLKKADDNSCTLHSLPADSIESLLPIYSSALEKLKEFVESEARRKSSIGFKSAKGNKRKRTTHKVE, encoded by the exons ATGGACGAGTCCAAGAAGCGCGTCCCCCACTTGCCATGGATGCGAAACCCCGTCGACATTGATCTCTTTGACGAGCGTCCCCTCTCGCTTCTTCCTCATCTCGATCGCAG GTTGGAGGTGGCCTTGCGGAAGATGAATATCGAATCGCTATTTCCTGTACAAGTAGCAGTGTGGCAAGAAACAATTGGGCCTGGTGCTTTTGAACGAGATATTTGCGTCAACTCTCCGACGGGAAGTGGCAAGACTCTATCTTATGCCTTGCCAATCGTGCAAGCGCTAGCGTCTCGGAAAATAAGATGTCTACGTGCGTTAGTAGTTTTGCCCACGCGAGACTTAGCTTTGCAG GTTAAAGAAGTTTTTGATGCTATTGCGCCTGCTGTGGGTTTACGTGTGGGCTCAGCAGTGGGCCAAACATCAATTGCAGATGAAATTTCGGAACTCATTCAAAGGCCTAACTTAGAGATTCATGCAACCCTCGATCCTGAATATATACAAATGGAACCACGAACTTCGGTGGATATATTAGTGGCTACTCCTGGAAGGCTGATGGATCATATTAACATGACAAAGGGTTTTAGTCTCGAGCATCTTCGCTATCTG GTTGTTGATGAAACAGATCGATTGTTAAGAGAGGCCTATCAGTCCTGGCTGCCAACCGTCATTCAACTTACTTGCTCGACTGATCAAGAAATGCTCAGCCATGAAACTGTTGACCCCGCTTTTCTTGGTTCCTTAATTACCGTTAGGAGATC AGGTGTCGAACGGGGTTTTAAAGGTAAGCGTTACCCAAGGCTAGTGAAAATGATTTTGTCTGCTACATTGACTCAAGATCCTAGCAAGATTTCTCAACTTGACTTGCATCATCCTCTATTGTTGACAAGCGGAAATAAGCGCTACAGACTACCTGAATTACTGGTTTCTTATAAGCTG ATTTGTAATTCAAAACTCAAGCCATTGTACTTAGTTGCTCTCCTTCAAGAGTTGAAAGGGGAGAAGTGCATTGTTTTTACATCCTCTGTCGAATCAACTCACAGGCTGAGCACTTTATTGAAGTTCCTTGGAGAATTACCATTTCAATTTAGTGAATATTCACGCCTGCAGCGTCAATCTGTTCGGAG CAAAACATTGAAGGCCTTTAGAGAAGGGAAGCTAGAAGTGCTTATTGCAACAGATGCAATGACTCGAGGAATGGATGTCGAAGGGATAAGAAATGTCATAAATTATGATATGCCGCCGTATGTGAAGACATACATACACCGAGCAGGCCGCACTGCAAGAGCAGGACAGTCCGGTCGCTGCTTTACTCTGCTAAGAAAACATGAA GTGAAACGTTTTGATTCGATGCTTAAGAAGGCGGATGATAATTCCTGTACTCTTCATTCTCTGCCTGCTGATTCAATAGAAAGCCTTCTTCCTATTTATTCTTCTG CACTGGAGAAGCTGAAAGAGTTTGTGGAATCGGAAGCGAGGAGGAAATCCAGCATAGGTTTCAAATCtgcaaaaggaaacaaaagaaagagaactACCCACAAAGTGGAGTAG